GGTCAAAATGTTGAATCATGAAGCAGATGTGAATAGGAAGCCAACATATTGCAAATACAACAACCACTATTATGATCATGCGCGTGACACGCTTTTTACTTCGGATACTCTCGGCCCTTTGGCTTCCTCCCGGCACTACTCCATATAATAGGCGTTTCAACAAGAAGCCATATAAAACGCAAATAATTTGCAGAGGTACAACGTAGCCGAAAGCGAAAAAGCAAGCGTGAAAGGATGGCAAAGTTTCTTTCTCCATATTGATACAACTGGATCGCTCCGCTCCACCATATTCATACTCCAAGACACTGTACTGGAGGAGTAAACGAATATGTCCCACGCTGAAGATGAACCATGTCAACACTATAAGTATATAAGCATTGCGAGTATTTCGAAGTCTCATAGAAGATATAGGATGAACTACTGCTAGGTAGCGGTCAAACGACATTAATACTAAGGTCCATACACTTGCATATGCACACACGTACATAAGATAGTTGACGATTTTACACCAGATATCACCAAACGGCCATGTTGGCATTGCATACAGAGTAGCCGTGAAAGGCACACagaaaatgataaagaaaaggTCCGCAAACGCCAAACTGACGATAAGAATATTTGTGGTGTTCTGCATTTGTTTGTAGGAATAGACGACAATGATGACGAGAAGGTTTCCCACCAGGCCTAGGAAAACGATTAGTCCAAAGATTGTTGGAATGATGATTCTGACCAAACTCTCAAAAAACAAGGCACTCTCGTCCGCACCGGTGCCATTGGTAACATTCTGGAAACCACTCGTGTTAATGTGTGcgtccatattttttttaaaatatgactcACTTACAATAACAGATTCTGtgaagaaaatatattaaaggtttatgtttacattattgCTGGGACAGTCAGACATTTAACCTCTTTTGGACACATGACGGGTAGGAATTGGTTTATCATGTGCGTAAATTATAATTAGATTAATTAAatagaattttgaaattattgagGTCACTCACGTGATCCTCCAACTATTGCTGGATTTACTTTTTGCAATCGGTAGATCTATGCTttgtttttgcatgtatttactTATACTACTAAGTGActgtacgtgtgtgtgtgtgcatgtatatacttatatgtgGTTGTGAACAAGATTACATTCAAATCGTTTCAAAAGATAAGTTTGCTTACTGACAAAAGTAGACTGACTTTTGGGAACATTTTATCCATGCGTAGTTGCATAACAGCTGATAATACACATGTAAGGGACTTTTACTGCTTTGATAGGAAGCTATGTCAATGCAGCAGAATACCTAAATCGATCTGTAATTCAAGCAAAGGCGAAAAGGGATCAGGTCTTTGCTGAATGACCGCTTCATGTGTTCTGTAGACAAACAGTTTCGGGAACTTGGCGGAGGTTTGCAGTCTTTGACTGTTCTCGTTTTAACACACGGTGAAattgtcatacatgtacatggtttgACAGAAACTATAAGTACTAGTATTAGGCTAGATCTCGTACGCAAGTAATCATCTCATTATTACGagatatcactgttcgttatcttcacctttcatcacgTCATAACGACGTAACATCTTGTTATAACGTCTTTGTACAGAGTCGTATATGTTGATTTACTTCGCAAGAATTTGCCAAATAATGTTATGacaatttacataataaaacactgTCGACTTAAGCAAAAAGATAAAGTCATACATATATTTAGAATTGTCTTATTATCATGACATACATATCCCTTATGAATATTGGGCTCAGAAACTTTTATAATTACAAAACTTATCTCATACAATTATACGGatgtttgtgtattttcactgtagggtacctgtaaagtgcgaaacgaaatctaccgaaacaaaacgaaacccaccgaaacgaaacctaccgaaacgaaacagattgtataaccgaactcttttaattataataattaaaaatggtatcttaggcccctgtgaaagttaccacatataaataaaattcgcctcccctttgatgtaggctttcggcttgactgttacaaagttttaaatgttggaaaggggggagtaagcacaaagtacatatccgtagttgattaaatgccatgtacaattagtttcggatccatacatttcagaaccgagggttacagtctcagagatctggggaaacacactatacgaggggtggggtcgccgacgttggatccgcctttgggcatagatacattgtttgaagaagctggtgtctgagaaaattgaaagcatgaagagctcttaacctcttattttatctctaactgctgaggtgcgagtactttcaataatggaaaaactctatacatttgggatgttgctaagacggggaattgaaaacgggacggaaaacggactttttttaatgcaataatattaggaggaggtcggcattttgtaaactgaaaaggcttatgaacaaggggattttaagcagaaatcacaaagagaacgggaggacatattcagaatccaccgtttggtaaactgaaaaggcctatgaacaaggggattttaagcagaaatcacaaagagaacgggaggacatattcagaatccaccgtttgatatactacatacaaatacacaatatccacatgtatacatatatttgtctttagagcaaaaaatactgaaacatgtatttatgtccaAAATCGGAttcaacgccgacgaccccatcccccgtttagtgtgtttccccagacctgtGAGACtaaccttccgttctgaaatttatggatccgaagctaattgcacatggtatttatgtactttgtgctaacccccctccccccccccccccccccctttccaactcttaaaactttgtatcagtcaagccgaaagcctacatctaaggggaggcgaattttatttatatgtgtaaactttaacagaggcctaagatacaattttcaattattataattaaaagagttcgatcatacaatctgtttcggtaggtttcgtttcggtgggtttcgtttcgtttcggtagatttcgtttcgtttcggtagatttcgtttcgtttcgcactttacaggtacccttcACTGTACACTAAAAACAATCCACAATACCATGTTTCTGTGCCCTCAGCATTCAatttattgaaatgactatTGATTATAATTTTGTGATTTCAGTCGAAGGTGGCAGGGTATGACACGTACATCTCCGCGTTAATCCTTCACACTCCCCTGTAATCGTGACAATGAAACGAAGCAAATCTCCCGGAGTGAAACCTTTGTGCAATAAAAGGTGTGGGGACCGATATAAGAAGGCGATAAAACTAGATCGATATCTTGATTAATGTCAACTTCATGTATAATATCATAATTTTCTTAAGGTTAGAGATATTTCAGAAGTCGACGTGTTTTTGCAATGCGATATCTCAACATGATATTAGCGAATTGTTGTGAAGTAAATCATCAAGTGCATAGGACATAGTTTGGATCGTACATTATGATGGAAAAATAAATGCTGTCAACTCTCATGTGCTATCATAGAGTTATGCGTAAAATTACATACAATAAAAAACTAGAATTTCAATTGGTGTTGATCGATGTTCCGGAGATTAGTCGCGACGAATCGACTTCGCACACGTGTacgaaatatacatgtgtagttaTAACGAGATGGTTTTGTCGCTTTAATGAAATATTAACACGTTATAACGTGTACATTATCTCATTTAAACGAGAGAACTAGCTCTTTGTAACGAGACACTATACTAAGTCCTTATTACAAAACAATTATCTCATTGAAATGAGATAAATAAGTCCTCATAACGAGATAGTTATTCATTAAGACAAGGACATTTTCTCGTTGTCACGGGATAACAAAGACGTTAAAACGAGATACTAAATTACAAAGTCACAACGAAATGCTATCTCGTAAAGAAACGCGACAGTGATCACGTTATTAAGAGAAAATCAACTTGTTATTACGAGATCATTTCCATTTATTCCTTATTTGAGATTACTAAGCTTTCGTATGTAGGAGATGAACAGTTAAGTAGAAAAGAAGGTTAAATGTCGGacttggtacatgtaataactaACTACAACAATTTCATAATTGTCTGAAAATCGTAAAATTTTCAACACATGTTCTATTGAGAGATACAAAAACAATCAAGAACCTACATGGTGGGCTGAATATGCAGTATTAATCAAATTGATTCTCAAACAACAGGCCCAAAATGATTGAATGACCGTGGAATTTTCCCGTTCATGACCTTTTTAATTCCGCAAAATATCGACagataaatttaaaagtttgtgATCCGCCTGattttttaatcaattaaaAAGATGTTATGTAATATCCAAAGCAGGCTTTTGCAGACTTTAAATTCTTGGAAAACTGctgttttttaaattaatttgttagCTTACAACCACGAAATGTGTAATAATCTGTAACATCAGCTTTTCGAGTTGACTCTGTTATGTATCCATCAACGTAATATAAGACCTtggaaataataaaataaagctACTTTGTTATCTTTTTGAGTTTTATCAATTTTCTTGTTTTAATGAACACATTTATCtgtgaaatatttcttaaatataataTCATAATGCATATACTTATTGGATGATATAAGTATGTCCATGGAATTTtccttgatcagattgctgtTGTAAATTGCAGAGCGATTAATAAAGGCATTATCCTGGACGACTGTAGTGTTTGGtaaggaaaatcttgaaaatgatGAAGATCTTAATTTCTCCCCGCATGAAGGTTGATGGGGCACAAAGAAGTGGAAATTTGATTTGGCAGACAATTCGTCTGCAATGATTGGAGTTCAAGATTAAAACTATTACAATCGGAATACTATCTTTTCAAAAACGTATCGTCATTAGGATTAGGTCCTGATGAGGACCTCACTTCCCGCCGTGTTTCTGAACTCTTGATGATACTGCAGTAATTGCGAAGACATAATCAAAATACTTATCGTGATTGCAAATGAAATGATGAATAACGAAATTTTCTTCGTTAATTCTTTTCGCTTTGACCTTAACTTAGTACATGTAACCATAGATATGCATGAATCAAAGGACACGAATAGTTTCACGTTAAAATTTTAAGATGAGGTGCCACGGTATCACGTTAAgtgtatacaatatacacaagAACACATCTCGACGCAGTTTAAGTACAGTAACTCGGCTATTGAGACGAACTCATTACTTTAAGTCTTAATGAAAGTATCGCTGGTCAGAAACGATATTGAGTCGAAAATTGAAAGGATGTAAATTGGAAATTTGTTATGTTATACACGGTTTGTAAAGAAATATAGTGAGGATGCCAGTtgcgtgggtttttttttttcagtatcaGAGTAGCAAACCCCTTTAACGGAAAACACGTCATCCAAACTAGAGTCGTAACTTGACtgtcattacatgtaaaatgtatcAAATCATTACACTGAAAGATTTATGGACGTAGCCATTCCGGACGTCCATCTGGTCGATAGCTTGTAATCGATTTCACCGTGGCCGATAAGGATGTTTTTTTACGCTGCGCTAACGGACAAAATACAACTGCAAATACACAGCGTCCCTTACAACATTTTCTGCGACATTTGAAACGCCCGGAAGCAGTAATAATTACGAAATAAATACTATAATTATAGAAAAAACAACGGGACTTTCTCCAGTAAAATTGTTTTGAGGAGTCCGTTTTCTTgggtttgaaaaaaaatattggattGGGGTAATGAAATAGTCTGTGATCAGACTAATCTCAAGAACGATGTAGTGATATAATCAACTGTATTTTCTCTTATTCCCGCTTGATGAAAAAATCTATCTGCGTCACACTTTGCTTGTTAGGAAAATTGAACCAGTGGGCATAAACTGTAATTTTCAAACCAAGGCCTGCATGTTGTTTGTTCTTATATGAGccatgtgttttcaaaaatgcagTCATACATGAATTCTGTTAAACTGTTAAATTTTACTGGACTCGATAACTTTATATCCGATTCCATACATGTGAGTGCAAAAATTAGCTCTTGCTACAAACACAGCAGAGAATATCAAAAATGCTATTTCTGAGATCTTATGAGATTGAAAAACAATTGCCGCAATTAACGAAAACCGATTCTTGATAAATCTGCACAACTCTAAGAATTATGAAATGTCATGTGGTGCTTTTGCGTCATTCAATATACAGAATTTGATTGTACAAACAATGGAGAGAAATCTGACTAATTTGCCGATAAAGGAACACATTGGATTCTTGCGTTCTTGAAAGTACGAAGAACAGCATTTAAATAGAACTATTCCAAGTTCCAACTTAAGGTAAACGAACTATGTAGACTCACACTGCTTCCCAGCCACTCATGTTTTGCATCGGAACTCAACATTTAAATGAAAACTGATTTTTATTCTATTTACTAGAGAAACAAAGAAAAACACATAGAAATAATAAAGCATACACAAAATCCCTTCAAAATGTGCAAAGATATCTCTAAAgaaaatcaatgttttgttgtttattttaaaattccaCAAGAATCATCTCGAGTTTAAAGATGTTCATCACCGCTTAAGTACGGTTTCGTGACCATGGTTTGCATTCCCGACAATTTTCGAATAAAGGAAAAGTGAGTTACGACATTCAGACTGCAAGACTTGCATGCCATGTTACTATTTATCAGAGAGCTATCAGGAAAAGGTTAATGAACGAGCGAGTGGAGGGGGTCTGATAAAACGTGTAGAGTAAGGACAGTTCTTTACCATTCAACATGCATTGTGAGGAGAGAACTGCACTACATGTATGAGAATAAAAAATGCCCTTACAGTTACGTCCCCATAAAATTGACCTATAGGATGTGAAAGGTTTACAACATATTAGATTAATTtgatacattttgaaaaaatcatatcTCTGTTCCATGCGATGCTGTTTACATTTAACGAAACAAATCTTTCTGTATTGGAAATTCTATATGTTGTGATGCGGCTCACAACAAATGCTCTTTGTAATATATCCATGCGCGCTGCGCCCGATAAATAACTGCAACTATCCAAAATTGGTTATCATTTTGATGTAATTTCGGTAGAGATTCTGCTCGGCTGTATATATGGACCGACAGCTTCAcagaatctcggagcagtccttcatattTCATGTCTGGTaatctagcaattaatgtgcacttaagTGACCTGGCTGTTAATCTAAAGATCTGTCACTATAAATGCTGCATTTTTTACCgtctaggtacatgtatatatccccACCCCAACCCAAAAAAAACTTGCGTTCTAATGAGGAATCCCATGACGTAATTTTATCTCAAGTTCCTATTATATATAATAGGCTAGTCTGTTTTTCATTACATGTAGGAGATATGGTAGGTATGGACAGCTATTTGAAGTGAACGGCAGTGTCATCTAAGTGCTCAGTAACTGCCAAAGTTGAACAtgaatttccagacatgaagtTATGAATAATTGCTCCGAGAATCCGGACGAGCTGAATCTCCGCCAAGATTACGTTCTGGTCCTACATGAACACAAGCAATGAACAGCACCAAAAAGCAATTGACGTTGTGTAGGTGATTTCTAGTGCATGTAAAATGCAAAATTCTTACATGCACAGTGTGTGCACATCAAGAAATGTGATTTTCTGTGAAAATTAAATCATAATTAAAATTACGAGCGATCTTTGATTGGTTTTCTCCAATTCACAAGCTTTTAATCCAACAATTCAATATCTATACATATTCAAAATAGTATTGTATGTATGCAATGGCTAAGTATAGAATAGTAAAACTATTCATTGACTAGTTGTGTGGGTGACAtaactgaattttttaaaaataaatagtgcctttgttgtaatttttgtaCCTCAATACATGTATGCCACAATGAAATCATAAAACACATTTGTGCCCCATCTGGCGTTGTGGTCATTGTGTGAACAAATCTTAATCGACACTACAAAAGGATGCTTTCATATTAATTTGAAACAATTTACTTTTGTTcatcttgagaagaagattttgaagaTTTACTTTACATGTTCTTTTAGTCCCATTTAAGAATGTTTTtcccatacatgtataaagacgTCATcagatgtacaatatatttaaGTTTAAATGTCACATGCAAAGCGTTCAAAGCTGTTGCAATGAGGGTTCCTTATTAAGGTAACACCTATCATGACACGGAGCCTCTGTTTTAAAGGATATTACTGAAAGATTCACGTTTTTCACTTCTGAAGCCAGGCTCTTGGCGAAGGC
This genomic window from Ostrea edulis chromosome 4, xbOstEdul1.1, whole genome shotgun sequence contains:
- the LOC125672354 gene encoding allatostatin-A receptor-like isoform X3 codes for the protein MDAHINTSGFQNVTNGTGADESALFFESLVRIIIPTIFGLIVFLGLVGNLLVIIVVYSYKQMQNTTNILIVSLAFADLFFIIFCVPFTATLYAMPTWPFGDIWCKIVNYLMYVCAYASVWTLVLMSFDRYLAVVHPISSMRLRNTRNAYILIVLTWFIFSVGHIRLLLQYSVLEYEYGGAERSSCINMEKETLPSFHACFFAFGYVVPLQIICVLYGFLLKRLLYGVVPGGSQRAESIRSKKRVTRMIIIVVVVFAICWLPIHICFMIQHFDPHYETNIVNTSFLMTANCIAYMNSCMNPILYAFLSENFRRSFKNLLCCKRERLNKFEYERTHARGHEKDTYTKETLLNNETKDAGVNSKECLLNNTAKISENGKDSNCNSANNLEMKTINNL